One segment of Solanum lycopersicum chromosome 1, SLM_r2.1 DNA contains the following:
- the LOC138341750 gene encoding uncharacterized protein: MFVVDVKKKELASDKLKVIARTRFDQWKDGRDYNAPHQTWATSKKPSWGGNYRDGQTGCYNYGQEGHFMRDFPKVKQGGENLGNRAQYESLAPQSRVAFIGGTSGTGGGENRLRNHLPPRATEFSKYPGASLSFVTPYVAHQFEILPKNLCELFCVSTFVGESILAERVYLDCHVSINQKNTMDDLLEFDMVDYDVILGIQFIQACYASINCRNRVVKFQIPNDPVIKWASSLANPKGRFISYLKERELVSNGCINHIVRVNYSSVEVPSLQLVPIVSEFLEVFRDDLLRVTPEREIYFGIDDIPDIRLISISHT, translated from the exons ATGTTTGTGGTGGATGTTAAGAAGAAAGAATTGGCTTCAGATAAACTAAAGGTTATTGCTAGAACTAGGTTTGATCAATGGAAGGATGGTAGAGATTACAATGCACCACATCAAACTTGGGCTACTTCGAAGAAGCCTTCTTGGGGAG GAAATTATCGTGATGGCCAGACAGGTTGTTACAACTATGGtcaagagggtcacttcatgagAGATTTCCCCAAGGTTAAGCAAGGTGGTGAAAATCTGGGCAATAGAGCTCAATATGAATCACTTGCTCCACAAAGTAGGGTTGCATTTATAGGAGGCACTTCTGGTACAGGCGGAGGGGAAAATCGCCTCCGCAATCACTTGCCACCAAGAGCAACAGAATTCTCCAAAT ACCCAGGAGCAAGTTTATCCTTTGTGACGCCTTATGTAGCACATCAGTTTGAGATTCTCCCAAAAAATCTTTGTGAGCTTTTCTGTGTTTCTACATTTGTTGGGGAGTCTATTCTAGCAGAAAGAGTATATCTTGATTGTCATGTTTCCATCAATCAAAAGAATACAATGGATGATCTATTAGAATTTGACATGGTAGAttatgatgtcattctaggtatacAATTTATCCAGGCCTGTTATGCATCAATAAATTGCAGAAatcgagttgtcaagtttcagaTTCCTAATGATCCAGTCATAAAGTGGGCTAGTAGTTTAGCAAATCCTAAGGGTCGCTTTATTTCGTATCTTAAGGAGAGAGAGTTAGTTTCTAATGGATGTATAAATCACATTGTAAGAGTTAATTactcaagtgttgaggtaccttCCCTTCAGTTAGTTCCTATTGTCAGTGAGTTTCTAGAAGTCTTTCGCGATGATCTACTTAGAGTCACACCTGAAAGAGAGATATACTTTGGCATAGATGACATTCCAGATATTCGTCTTATTTCTATTTCTCATACATAA